The Hymenobacter oligotrophus genome segment GGAACAGAACAGTAGAGCTTTTTTCATATAGCTGAATTACGTCAGGAAGATAAGGAATTGATTGGGGGCCGAAAAGTGAAATTATCTGTTCGGCTCCGGTTACCTACTTGCCTAGGCAAGCTTTGTACATAAAGCCCGTAAGCGTTTTGCCATTTTTGCTCATGCGCGCCCGCACAAAGTGGGCGTTGCTCGAATCCAGTACCTGGATTTTGGCGCCCACATCAATCATAGCCAGCATTTCGGATTGGGTAGAGGCTTGGCTGTAGAGGCCGCAGGTGGCGCCGGCGGTGCGGTCGATGGCAACGGGCAGCAGCGTCGGGATTTTGGCCACGTCGTCTTTGGCAGTGGCACAGGCGCCGAGCGCCAGCAAGCAGGCAGCAAACAATAGGCGGATCATGGGTAGGATTTTTGGGGAAACAGAGCTGTGCTACAATATCAAACTCGTCAGTATCATATCAAAATATTCCTGTCTTTTTATTCTACTACATTCTTAGGGATATCCTAAAACCGGGAACATACGCCCCTGCCCTAGGTGTTGTGCTAGTGTGCCGGTAAACAGGGCCGATGCGGCAAGCAGCGGCAGCTACTGGAGCATTTCACCATGCCTTTTCCTATGAAATTCATCACGCAAATTTTCACTCGTCCGGCGGCGCTGGCAGCCGTTGGGCTTACCCTGCTGTTGGGCTCGGCCGGTTGTGCCTCGGTGCCGCGTGTAGGCGTCACTTCCGATTTCGACCACGCCGTTAATTTCCGCAACTACAAAACCTGGGCGTGGTACCCCGAGCAGCCCACCGATGCTGAGGGCGGCCCGGCCAAGGGTTACAACTCCTTCTTCGACAAGCGCATGCGCCGCTCGGTGGAAGCCGAAATGGTGCGCAAGGGCATGACGAAGGTGGAGAAAAACCCCGACGTGTACGTGGCCTACTCGGCGCGCGTGGAGGACAAGCAACGCACCAACACGGCGGTGCCGTACGGCCCCTACGGCTGGCACCCCTACTGGGGTTTGGGCTGGAACCGCGGCCTGTACCAGCAACCGGTGGTTGAGTACAAGGCTGGCAACGTCATCATCGACATTGTGGATGCCAAGCGCAAAGAGTTGGTATGGCGCGGCTACGGCCAAAGCCAGGTAGACGAGCAAAACCTGTCGGATGAGGAAGTAAACCGCATCGTGACGGGCGTGTTGGGCACCTACCCGCCCACCGACAACACCGCTCGCCGCTAAGCCCGGCCGTTCTGCGCAAATTCTTCTGTTAAAAAGCCCCGCTTCTCGTCCGAGAAGCGGGGCTTTTTGCCGACGGAACCTAGGGTTGGCCTAGGTCGGCAGTTTTAGATCGGCACGTTTACGTGGCGCTCGGCGTGGTAGCTGGAGCGCACCAGCGGACCGCTCTCCACGTACTTTAGGCCGCGGCGCAGGCCTTCTTCGCGGTAGTGCGCAAACAAATCGGGGTGGATAAACTCGGCTACCTCAATGTGGCGCTTGGTGGGCTGCAGGTACTGACCTAGGGTAAGGATGTCGAGGCCGTTGGCCACAAGGTCGTCCATGGCTTGGTACATCTCGTCCTTGGTTTCGCCCAAGCCCAGCATAATACCCGATTTGGTGCGCTTGCCGGCTTCTTTGGTGCGGCGAATCTGCTCCAGGCTGCGGTCGTACTTGGCCTGCGGGCGCACCAGGCGGTAGAGGCTGCCCACGGTTTCGATGTTGTGCGACACCACCTCCTGGCCACCGGCAATCATGGTCTGCAGCGCATCCCAGTTGGCTTTCACGTCGGGTATGAGCGTTTCGATGGTGGTTTCGGGCGAGAGCTGCTTGGTTTGAACCACCGTTTCGTACCACACGCTGGCGCCGCGGTCTTTCAACTCGTCGCGGTTTACGGAGGTAATTACGGCGTGCTTCACGCCCATCAGCTTAATGGCCTCGGCTACGCGGCGGGGCTCGTCGAGGTCGTACTCGGTGGGGCGGCCCGTAGCCACGGCGCAAAACGAGCACGAGCGCGTGCAAATATTGCCCAAAATCATGAACGTGGCGGTGCCGGCACCCCAGCACTCGCCCATGTTGGGGCAGTTCCCGCTTTCGCAGATGGTATGCAGCTTATGTTCGTCCACGAGGCGGCGCACGTTGGCGTACGATTCGCCTACCGGCAGCTTCACGCGCAGCCAATCGGGCTTGCGGGGCTTGGCCGGGGCAGCCGCTTCGGGTTGTATTACGGGTAAGGTCAGGAGAGTATCCATACCACAAAGGTAGTTGGTATTGGGTAGTTGGTAGTCAGTAACCACCCAACAAAGCGTGGGTTTGGCTGCCGGCTGTATAGCCGCAACCAAACCCACGTAACGGCTGGTTCAAAGCCCTAGGTGCCTATTGCCGCTTCAGCACACAACAGCCAGCACTGCAGCTACTTGCGCTGGCCGATGTACAGCGTCACGTACACCGACGAAAACACGTTGTCGTTGATTTGCCGGTCGGGCGTGTTCAGGGCGCGCAGCACCGTGAGGCGCTTGGTGTAGGCCTCGAGCAGCACGCCCGCTTCGAGGCCCGCCACGGCGTCGCGGTAGCGGCCGTACTCAAACGTGAAAGCCCCGCGCAAGTGGGCCCCAATATTGGGTTTCAGCTCGTTGACGCCGGTAAACAGCGGCGCGCGGTCGTAAATGCGGTTCGGGTCGCTGTGCTTGCCGGGGTCGTATTGCTCCGAGCGGATGTCTTCGCGCGGGCTCGGATTGCTGGGGTCGGGCGCGGGCGTGTAGTCGTAGTAAATGTAGTACGGCATCAGCAGGCCCAACGAGGGGCCGGCCCCCACCAAGCCGTTTACCTGCACGCCCGATTCGGCCGCTTTCCGGAAGATAACGCGCTGCAACCCCACGCTCGGGCGCAACACAAACAGGTAGTTGCTTTTGCCGAGCACGTACACCCCGCCCACGTACGTTTGGGCGCGCTGCTCCTTGCGGTTTTTCACCTCCACGCCCTCAAGCATCCAAAAGCGCGACCAATCGTTGTTGAGCAAGTGCGACGAACGCACGGCCACGCCGCCGATCAGGCCGGCGTTGGAGTTGAGGTTGATGCCGTAGGTAAATTCCTTCTGGTACGAGGGGCCATCTTGCGCTTCTTGCGCGCGGGCAGCCGGCGCAGCCAAGCAAGCAGCCGCGAGCAGCACAGCAAACAAAAGCGGAGTACGCGCAGCGGTAGAAGCGGGCATAAGGAGCAAATGAGAAAGGGCTGTGCCCACGGAGCGGGCCATTCCGAAAGTACGTAAATTTGAACGCATCCGTCTGTAAGTTTTTTAGAATATATGAGCACTGCCACCGCCCGCTACGCCGGCCAGCTGCGCACCGAAGCCC includes the following:
- a CDS encoding DUF4136 domain-containing protein — encoded protein: MKFITQIFTRPAALAAVGLTLLLGSAGCASVPRVGVTSDFDHAVNFRNYKTWAWYPEQPTDAEGGPAKGYNSFFDKRMRRSVEAEMVRKGMTKVEKNPDVYVAYSARVEDKQRTNTAVPYGPYGWHPYWGLGWNRGLYQQPVVEYKAGNVIIDIVDAKRKELVWRGYGQSQVDEQNLSDEEVNRIVTGVLGTYPPTDNTARR
- the lipA gene encoding lipoyl synthase, giving the protein MDTLLTLPVIQPEAAAPAKPRKPDWLRVKLPVGESYANVRRLVDEHKLHTICESGNCPNMGECWGAGTATFMILGNICTRSCSFCAVATGRPTEYDLDEPRRVAEAIKLMGVKHAVITSVNRDELKDRGASVWYETVVQTKQLSPETTIETLIPDVKANWDALQTMIAGGQEVVSHNIETVGSLYRLVRPQAKYDRSLEQIRRTKEAGKRTKSGIMLGLGETKDEMYQAMDDLVANGLDILTLGQYLQPTKRHIEVAEFIHPDLFAHYREEGLRRGLKYVESGPLVRSSYHAERHVNVPI
- a CDS encoding SH3 domain-containing protein, whose protein sequence is MIRLLFAACLLALGACATAKDDVAKIPTLLPVAIDRTAGATCGLYSQASTQSEMLAMIDVGAKIQVLDSSNAHFVRARMSKNGKTLTGFMYKACLGK